The Cyprinus carpio isolate SPL01 chromosome A9, ASM1834038v1, whole genome shotgun sequence genome window below encodes:
- the LOC109096792 gene encoding rho guanine nucleotide exchange factor 7-like isoform X5, translating into MNPAEQTVTWLITLGVLESPKKTISDPDGFLQSSLKDGVVLCRLLERLRPGTTDKIYQDPKNDSECLSNITEFLKGCAVFRVEPFEAGDLFQGHNFSRVLTTLVALNKVTADIGIDSDSVCTRHSSAHRIKSFDSLASQSSLGRSSKLLHNQFCSLDMTENSNTQLVVKARFNFQQTNEDELSFSKGDIINVTRTEEGGWWEGSLNGKTGWFPSNYVREVKGSDKQVSPKSGTLKSPPKGFDTTAISKTYYNLVLQNILETETEYSKELQSLLTNYLRPLQMTEKLSTSDVSVILGNLEEISTFQQTLVQSLEDCTKLPELQQKVGGFFLNLMPQIRSLYVSYCSNHPSTVSILTDHSEELGEFMEGRGASIPGILTLTSGLSKPFMRLDKYPTLLKELERHMEEGHPDRTEIQKCMTAFKNLSAHCQEVRKRKELELQILTEMIRLWEGEDIKTLGSVLYMSQAMVQNHGCEDKHERYLLLFPHVLLILSASPRMSGFIYQGKLPLSGMTVTPLEDCESHKNAFELSGSMFERLQVICYNKQDLQDWLEHLNRQTKHTTMAAPSMKPLTVPCHTLPSHPLTPSRHAESRGLTVAPAYHTLPHPSSHGTPHSTMMWGPLEPPKTQKPWSLSCLRPAPPLRPSAALCYKEDLSKSPKTMKKLLPKRKPERKPSDEEFALRKSTVALEEDAQILKVIEAYCTSAKTRQTLNSTWQGTDLMHNHVLDQSSVDSLGRRSSISRPEVTSDLSEDSDYDSIWTAHSYRMGSVSRKSSYISHQN; encoded by the exons ATGAATCCGGCGGAACAAACGGTTACTTGGCTCATTACGCTCGGGGTTTTGGAATCACCAAAAAAGACTATTTCGGACCCTGATGGATTTCTGCAGTCTTCGCTAAAGGATGGGGTCGTCCTGTGCAGGTTGCTGGAGCGGCTGCGTCCAGGCACTACTGATAAA ATCTACCAGGATCCCAAGAACGACAGCGAGTGCTTGAGCAACATCACGGAGTTTCTCAAGGGCTGCGCGGTGTTTCGCGTCGAG ccTTTTGAGGCTGGTGACCTGTTTCAGGGCCACAACTTCAGCAGAGTCCTCACTACACTGGTTGCCCTCAATAAAGTGACTGCAG ATATTGGCATAGACAGCGACTCTGTATGTACCCGTCACTCTTCTGCCCACCGGATCAAGTCCTTTGATTCACTGGCCTCCCAGTCCTCACTGGGCCGATCTTCTAAATTGCTCCATAACCAGTTCTGCAGCCTT gaCATGACGGAGAACAGTAACACTCAGTTAGTGGTTAAAGCTCGCTTCAACTTCCAGCAGACCAATGAGGACGAGCTCTCTTTCAGCAAGGGTGACATCATCAATGTTACTCGCACAGAAGAAGGGGGTTGGTGGGAAGGATCCCTCAACGGCAAGACAGGCTGGTTTCCAAGCAATTATGTCAGAGAGGTTAAAGGGTCTG ACAAACAAGTGTCTCCTAAATCTGGGACGCTTAAAAGCCCTCCCAAAGGTTTTGATACCACGGCCATCAGTAAAACCTACTACAACCTG GTGCTACAGAACATTTTAGAAACTGAAACAGAGTATTCAAAGGAGCTCCAGAGCCTTTTGACCAACTACCTGAGACCTCTACAGATGAcagaaaa ACTGAGCACCTCAGACGTAAGTGTCATTCTCGGGAACCTGGAGGAAATCAGCACTTTCCAGCAGACTTTGGTCCAGTCACTGGAGGACTGTACCAAG CTTCCAGAGCTGCAGCAGAAAGTGGGAGGGTTCTTCCTGAATCTCATGCCCCAGATACGGTCTCTTTATGTGTCTTACTGCTCCAACCACCCGTCGACAGTCAGTATTCTCACCGATCACAG TGAGGAACTTGGGGAGTTCATGGAGGGGAGGGGTGCGTCGATACCAGGCATTCTCACACTGACCTCTGGCCTCAGCAAACCCTTCATGAGACTGGACAAATATCCCACATTACTAAAAGAACTGGAGAGACACATGGAG GAGGGTCATCCAGACAGGACAGAAATTCAGAAATGTATGACGGCTTTCAAGAATCTCTCT GCACACTGTCAGGAGGTGCGGAAGCGCAAGGAGCTCGAGCTTCAGATCCTGACTGAGATGATTCGTCTGTGGGAGGGGGAGGACATCAAGACTCTGGGTTCAGTGCTGTATATGAGCCAGGCCATGGTCCAGAACCACGGCTGTGAG GATAAGCATGAACGTTACCTGCTGCTGTTTCCTCATGTCTTGCTCATCCTGTCTGCAAGTCCGAGGATGAGTGGCTTCATCTACCAG GGCAAGCTACCTTTGAGTGGGATGACAGTGACCCCATTAGAAGACTGTGAAAGTCATAAAAATGCTTTTGAGCTCTCCG GAAGCATGTTTGAGAGGCTTCAGGTGATCTGCTATAACAAACAGGATCTGCAGGACTGGCTCGAGCATCTGAACCGACAGACCAAGCACACAACCATGGCAGCTCCCAGCATGAAACCCCTCACTGTTCCCTGCCACACA CTCCCGTCTCACCCTCTGACGCCGTCCAGACATGCAGAAAGCCGGGGCCTGACAGTTGCTCCTGCCTACCACACCTTACCACACCCCTCCTCTCATGGGACCCCTCACAGCACCATGATGTGGGGCCCCCTGGAGCCCCCCAAAACCCAGAAGCCTTGGAGCCTGAGCTGCTTGCGTCCAGCGCCCCCACTCAGGCCCTCAGCTGCTCTCTGCTATAAAGAG GACCTCAGTAAAAGCCCCAAGACTATGAAAAAGCTGCTGCCCAAGAGAAAGCCGGAGAGGAAGCCGTCCGATGAGGAGTTTGCATTGAGGAAGA GTACTGTAGCTTTGGAGGAAGATGCTCAGATCCTGAAAGTGATTGAAGCCTACTGCACGAGTGCCAAAACCAGACAGACTCTGAACTCAA CATGGCAAGGCACTGATCTCATGCATAACCACGTTTTGGATCAATCCAGTGTGGACTCTCTGGGCCGCCGTAGCAGTATCTCAAGGCCCGAGGTCACCTCGGACCTCTCAGAGGACTCTGACTATGACAGTATATGGACGGCCCACAGTTACAGGATGGGCTCTGTTTCCCGTAAGAGCTCCTACATCTCCCACCAAAATTAA